A genomic region of Candidatus Auribacterota bacterium contains the following coding sequences:
- a CDS encoding aldehyde dehydrogenase EutE, with product MKLTEAQIAAIVENVVNKLAEEGAFEKAATGGTGAGDGVFPDVDSALRAAELAQRELDAQTLDKRREIIAVIRRTVEENVQTIARMAVDETKLGRYDDKIKKNLCVAQLTPGTEDLKPIVFTGDHGLTLVERAPYGVIGSITPCTNPSETIICNGIGMIAGGNSVVFNPHPNAKGISAYTVKLLNRAIVAVGGPRNLLCCIADPTQESAQEMMKHPKVRLLVVTGGGGVVKAAMNSGKKAICAGPGNPPVVVDETADIARAGTDIVAGASLDNNIVCVDEKEVIAVDAIADALKAAMVRAGAHELTGRDIERLTSLVVKERVAPPHESVIDKKWVGKDAALMLKELGISAPADPRLILIDVERQHPLLWSEQLMPILPLTRVKSADEGIDLALEMEHGYRHTASMFSRNIEKLSRMARVVNCSIFIKNGPNYAGLGLGGEGYTSFTIASPTGEGLTSAKDFARVRRCTLVDYFRIV from the coding sequence ATGAAGCTCACAGAAGCGCAGATTGCCGCCATTGTCGAAAACGTGGTGAACAAGCTGGCCGAAGAGGGAGCCTTTGAGAAGGCGGCAACCGGAGGGACCGGCGCGGGGGATGGCGTGTTCCCCGATGTTGATTCCGCCCTCAGGGCAGCCGAGCTGGCGCAGCGGGAGCTCGACGCCCAGACGCTCGACAAGAGGCGTGAGATCATTGCCGTCATCCGGAGGACCGTCGAGGAAAACGTCCAGACAATCGCGCGCATGGCGGTCGACGAGACAAAGCTCGGCCGCTACGATGACAAGATCAAGAAGAATCTCTGTGTCGCCCAGCTCACCCCCGGCACGGAAGATCTTAAACCGATCGTCTTCACCGGTGACCATGGCCTCACCCTTGTGGAGCGCGCGCCCTATGGGGTAATCGGCTCGATCACACCCTGCACCAACCCCTCGGAGACAATCATCTGCAACGGGATCGGCATGATCGCGGGGGGGAATTCTGTCGTCTTCAATCCTCACCCCAACGCCAAGGGAATATCGGCATATACCGTAAAACTCCTCAACAGGGCAATCGTGGCCGTGGGCGGGCCGCGCAATCTCCTCTGCTGCATTGCCGACCCCACGCAAGAGAGCGCTCAGGAGATGATGAAGCACCCGAAGGTGAGGCTGCTCGTCGTGACGGGTGGAGGCGGCGTGGTCAAGGCGGCAATGAACAGCGGCAAGAAAGCGATATGCGCCGGTCCCGGGAATCCGCCGGTAGTCGTGGACGAAACGGCGGACATCGCCAGGGCAGGCACAGATATTGTCGCGGGGGCGTCTCTCGACAACAACATCGTATGCGTGGACGAGAAAGAGGTCATCGCCGTTGACGCGATCGCCGACGCGCTGAAGGCCGCGATGGTGCGCGCGGGCGCCCACGAGCTCACCGGGCGCGATATCGAGCGACTGACGAGCCTCGTGGTCAAGGAGCGGGTCGCGCCGCCGCACGAGAGCGTCATCGACAAAAAATGGGTCGGCAAGGATGCGGCGCTCATGCTCAAGGAACTGGGAATCAGCGCACCCGCTGATCCGCGCCTCATCCTCATCGATGTCGAGCGGCAACACCCGCTGCTCTGGTCGGAGCAGCTCATGCCCATCCTGCCGCTCACGCGGGTGAAGAGCGCCGACGAGGGAATCGACCTGGCCCTCGAGATGGAGCACGGCTATAGACACACCGCCTCAATGTTCTCACGGAATATCGAGAAGCTCTCCAGGATGGCCAGGGTTGTCAACTGCTCAATTTTCATAAAGAACGGACCGAACTACGCGGGCCTGGGTCTCGGCGGCGAGGGCTACACCTCATTCACCATCGCCAGCCCCACCGGCGAGGGGCTCACCTCGGCGAAGGATTTCGCGCGCGTGCGCCGCTGCACGCTGGTGGACTATTTCCGGATCGTGTAA